Proteins encoded in a region of the Anopheles aquasalis chromosome 2, idAnoAquaMG_Q_19, whole genome shotgun sequence genome:
- the LOC126569781 gene encoding DDB1- and CUL4-associated factor 13 has translation MKVKVISRNPDNYYRETKNDIRKSFRNYNPELHPFQAAREYVRALNATKLERVFARPFVGNLDGHKDGISVLSKNPKKISVLASGAYDGEVFIWDVATKSRVVIEAHSGYCRGIAFSGDGERIITVGDDKNIKTWNYAENCTQHSKIVRPLNTIITKAVTAALTHSYDGTTFATSGDSCYIWDENRNEPLKELEWGVDMVQDVKYNPIETNLLAACSSDRGIILYDQRERKPLRKLIMNLRSNQLSWNPMIAYNFTVANEDYNLYTFDTRALSQPLKMHSGHVSSVISIDYAPSGSRFVSGSYDKTIRIFDPHKSNSYDVYHTKRMQHVTSVAWSMDNSYIFSGSDEMNVRIWKANAAEKLGALQMREKNAFNYNATLKEKYATHPSIRRIAQHRQVPKSVHKEQEKLRTVLQKEKRREENKRKNSKQGKLPYTPITKKKVVRVEQ, from the coding sequence ATGAAGGTTAAAGTTATCAGCAGAAACCCGGATAATTATTACCGTGAAACGAAGAACGACATAAGGAAGTCTTTCCGAAACTATAATCCGGAATTGCACCCGTTTCAAGCGGCCAGGGAATATGTGCGAGCCCTCAACGCAACGAAATTGGAACGGGTCTTTGCGCGTCCGTTTGTTGGCAACTTGGACGGACACAAGGATGGAATCTCGGTTCTAtcgaaaaatcccaaaaaaatatCCGTTCTTGCTAGTGGTGCCTACGATGGCGAGGTATTTATTTGGGACGTTGCCACCAAGTCTCGCGTAGTGATCGAGGCACATAGTGGATACTGCCGAGGCATAGCATTTTCGGGCGACGGAGAGCGCATCATCACCGTAGGAGATGACAAAAACATCAAGACCTGGAACTACGCCGAAAACTGTACCCAGCATTCGAAGATTGTCCGACCGCTCAACACCATCATTACGAAAGCAGTAACTGCGGCCCTGACTCACAGCTATGACGGCACAACGTTCGCGACCAGCGGCGACAGTTGCTACATATGGGATGAAAACCGTAACGAACCGCTCAAAGAACTTGAATGGGGTGTCGATATGGTCCAGGATGTGAAGTACAATCCAATCGAAACCAATCTGCTTGCGGCATGCTCATCAGATCGAGGCATAATACTGTACGACCAACGTGAGAGGAAGCCGCTTCGTAAATTAATCATGAATTTACGTTCAAATCAACTTTCCTGGAATCCGATGATAGCTTACAATTTTACGGTTGCCAATGAGGACTACAATTTGTACACATTCGACACAAGAGCTTTGAGCCAACCGTTGAAAATGCATTCTGGGCACGTATCATCTGTAATTTCTATCGATTACGCCCCTTCTGGGAGCCGTTTTGTTTCTGGAAGCTACGATAAAACCATTCGTATATTTGATCCGCACAAAAGTAACAGCTATGACGTTTATCACACAAAACGAATGCAGCACGTTACCAGCGTTGCTTGGAGCATGGATAATAGCTACATATTCTCTGGATCGGATGAAATGAATGTTCGCATATGGAAGGCAAACGCTGCGGAGAAGTTGGGTGCATTGCAAATGCGTGAGAAGAATGCATTCAATTATAATGCTACACTCAAGGAAAAATATGCTACACATCCTTCAATCAGGCGCATTGCTCAACATCGTCAAGTACCTAAATCGGTTCATAAGGAACAAGAGAAATTACGCACCGTGCtacagaaggaaaaaagaagggaggaaaacaagaggaaaaattcaaaacaaggCAAATTACCGTACACACCCATTACAAAGAAAAAAGTGGTTAGAGTCGAACAATAG